Proteins encoded by one window of Pyrinomonadaceae bacterium:
- a CDS encoding type II restriction endonuclease, with protein sequence MNLSSIFSRVAHKQLVTVDLPDRGSNQHELNGDNDLREFFGIRESTRGTLTWHYFSDDEAPVSESGNFTFYDAREKSASRTGRSEWRFYYEGKFLERANVGDWFLLVRASSGDLFGLVFQKNSGWLRAARVLFGIERASLSFDAVPEEQLHQQTVALLQRQIIDELGLEVSVPAEPNDQQLMLDRYGRIFPITKEMSTFARTQVEVDPFSPDEALIRWLDREEQLFRALENVIVGERLEKGFDSVDEFVAYSLSVQNRRKSRMGFALQNHLEELFTRHRLRFKAQSRTEGKTKADFIFPGEREYHNTAFEAGLLIMLGVKSTSKDRWRQVLDEADRIPDKHLCTLEPAISTNQTDAMRRRCLTLVIPDRLLLTYTRAQRREIMNVQTFIDLVLAKQRRNSQK encoded by the coding sequence GTGAATCTCTCATCCATTTTCAGTAGAGTCGCGCACAAACAACTGGTCACAGTCGACCTGCCGGATCGAGGCTCGAACCAGCATGAACTAAACGGCGACAATGACCTCCGCGAGTTCTTCGGCATTCGCGAATCCACGCGTGGGACTCTTACTTGGCATTACTTTTCCGATGACGAAGCTCCCGTAAGCGAGAGCGGGAACTTTACGTTCTACGACGCTCGAGAGAAGAGCGCATCAAGAACCGGTCGGAGTGAATGGCGCTTCTATTACGAGGGGAAGTTTCTGGAGCGTGCGAACGTCGGCGATTGGTTTTTACTGGTGAGAGCCTCGTCCGGGGATTTGTTCGGCCTTGTATTTCAAAAGAATTCGGGGTGGCTTCGTGCAGCCCGCGTGCTTTTCGGAATCGAAAGAGCATCTCTCTCTTTTGACGCCGTTCCCGAGGAACAACTCCATCAGCAGACGGTCGCTCTGCTTCAACGACAGATCATTGATGAGTTAGGCTTAGAGGTTTCGGTGCCCGCCGAGCCAAACGATCAGCAGTTAATGCTTGACCGCTACGGGCGCATATTCCCAATAACAAAGGAGATGTCAACCTTTGCTCGAACGCAAGTCGAAGTTGATCCGTTTAGTCCAGACGAAGCGCTCATCCGCTGGCTCGATCGAGAGGAACAGCTGTTTCGGGCTCTCGAAAACGTGATTGTTGGCGAACGTTTGGAAAAAGGCTTCGATAGCGTTGACGAATTCGTCGCGTATTCCCTGTCAGTACAGAACCGTCGCAAGTCACGAATGGGATTCGCTTTGCAGAATCATCTCGAAGAACTGTTCACGCGGCATCGGTTGAGATTTAAAGCACAATCGCGAACGGAGGGAAAAACAAAAGCCGACTTTATTTTCCCCGGTGAAAGGGAATACCACAACACCGCATTCGAAGCCGGTCTGCTCATAATGCTAGGGGTAAAGTCAACAAGCAAGGATCGATGGCGACAGGTTTTAGATGAGGCCGATCGCATTCCAGACAAGCACCTGTGCACACTCGAGCCCGCAATTTCTACGAACCAGACCGATGCGATGCGTAGACGGTGTCTAACTCTCGTAATCCCGGATAGACTTCTACTCACATACACGCGAGCTCAACGCAGGGAGATCATGAATGTTCAGACGTTTATCGATCTTGTATTAGCAAAACAAAGGCGAAACTCTCAAAAGTAG
- a CDS encoding sensor histidine kinase, which translates to MLETDVHKVRPAGRHILTIGRDLIQDRYAAIVELVKNSYDADSPDVNLEFKTSTDHQVTSICIEDHGHGMSRDTVINKWMVPSTDDKLLRQKSPGGRIMQGRKGVGRYAASILGADLLLETVTADRAKTTVYIQWDRFADAQYLDDVDVLVETKTSEDSPGTRLTISGGQEFVAAWDKSEFDKLRFELKKLISPVSVRLTENDDIDRFKIQLSIIGFFETDIFTEVIEPYPVFELFDYRIAGRVTAGGTGSLQYSNQKVRNTVHEDISFDLGSPSECGELVFDIRVYDREPQAIELLIHRGLKDETGTYVGKNQARKLLNDYNGVGVYRNGFRIRPLGDADFDWLKLNEQRVQNPSLRIGSNQAIGYVLIQSEEQSGLVEKSARDGLREDAAFQKLKAITKKVIGELEVRRFEYRRNEGLSRPVVKIERELERLFGFEELKSDVRAKLSKGGIDDRITDEIISIISKDEEQKNKIAEDIRRAVAIYQGQATLGKIVNVVLHEGRRPLNYFKNQIPNLRFWYDQYVEYNDSVSLQRLLSIADGIGHNAEILVRLFGRLDPLAAGRRSAKQELPLKRTIEEVFAVFHSDFQEHKITVDVVGPEDFRFECWRQDIYAIFTNLADNSLFWMKEKASGPRAITVTVYAEEGRLQYVDYRDTGPGIEPHLIETEVIFEPEFSTKPDGTGLGLAIAGEAASRNGLELEVLESTNGAYFRLQPKGE; encoded by the coding sequence ATGTTAGAAACCGACGTTCATAAAGTTCGTCCCGCGGGCCGTCATATTTTGACGATTGGACGCGACCTTATTCAAGACCGCTATGCTGCCATCGTAGAACTGGTTAAGAACTCCTACGACGCTGATTCGCCCGACGTGAACCTTGAATTCAAGACATCAACAGATCACCAAGTAACATCAATCTGTATTGAAGACCACGGGCATGGTATGTCGCGTGACACGGTTATCAATAAATGGATGGTTCCCTCTACAGACGACAAGCTTCTGCGCCAGAAGAGTCCGGGAGGGAGGATCATGCAAGGGCGGAAGGGTGTTGGCCGCTACGCGGCGTCGATTCTTGGCGCCGATCTACTACTTGAAACGGTGACTGCAGACCGGGCAAAGACGACGGTCTATATTCAGTGGGATCGTTTTGCTGACGCTCAGTATCTGGATGACGTTGATGTGCTCGTAGAAACAAAAACCTCAGAAGACTCTCCCGGCACACGCCTGACAATTAGCGGCGGTCAGGAGTTCGTAGCCGCTTGGGATAAATCAGAATTCGATAAGTTGCGCTTCGAGTTAAAGAAACTGATTTCACCAGTAAGTGTTCGACTCACAGAAAACGATGACATTGATAGGTTTAAGATTCAGTTATCGATCATTGGTTTCTTCGAAACAGACATCTTCACCGAAGTGATCGAACCATATCCAGTATTCGAGCTATTTGATTACCGAATTGCGGGCCGAGTGACCGCTGGTGGGACTGGAAGTTTGCAATATTCAAACCAAAAAGTTCGTAACACAGTTCACGAGGATATTTCTTTCGATTTGGGATCACCCTCGGAATGCGGCGAATTGGTCTTTGACATTCGGGTTTATGATCGAGAACCGCAAGCAATTGAACTGCTCATTCATCGCGGTCTGAAAGATGAAACTGGGACCTATGTTGGAAAGAACCAAGCAAGAAAGCTTCTAAATGACTACAACGGCGTCGGAGTTTACAGAAATGGTTTTAGGATTAGGCCATTGGGTGACGCTGATTTCGACTGGCTAAAGCTCAATGAACAACGAGTGCAAAACCCGTCACTCCGGATCGGGAGTAATCAAGCTATCGGTTACGTGTTGATTCAATCCGAAGAGCAGTCGGGACTTGTCGAGAAGAGTGCTCGAGATGGCCTCCGGGAAGACGCCGCTTTCCAAAAGTTGAAAGCGATAACAAAAAAAGTAATTGGTGAGTTAGAAGTACGACGCTTTGAGTACCGAAGGAACGAAGGATTAAGTCGACCAGTCGTAAAAATTGAACGGGAATTAGAAAGGCTCTTCGGTTTCGAGGAGTTGAAAAGTGACGTACGTGCCAAACTATCTAAAGGCGGTATAGATGACCGGATTACCGATGAAATCATTAGTATTATTAGTAAAGATGAAGAACAGAAAAATAAGATTGCGGAAGATATACGTCGGGCCGTCGCAATTTACCAAGGCCAGGCGACCCTTGGGAAAATCGTTAATGTTGTTCTTCACGAAGGGAGACGTCCTCTAAACTACTTCAAGAACCAGATCCCAAATCTAAGGTTCTGGTATGACCAGTATGTTGAGTATAACGATTCCGTGAGCCTTCAACGCTTACTTTCGATCGCTGATGGAATAGGTCATAACGCCGAAATTTTGGTCAGATTATTCGGACGGCTTGATCCTCTGGCTGCTGGAAGACGTTCAGCTAAGCAAGAATTGCCACTCAAGCGAACAATTGAGGAGGTGTTTGCCGTTTTCCATTCGGATTTTCAGGAACACAAAATCACTGTTGACGTTGTCGGACCCGAAGACTTCCGTTTCGAATGTTGGCGGCAAGACATTTACGCTATTTTCACGAACTTAGCCGATAACAGCCTCTTTTGGATGAAGGAAAAGGCCTCGGGGCCACGCGCGATTACGGTGACGGTATACGCTGAGGAGGGGAGGCTACAGTATGTCGACTATCGAGATACTGGACCCGGCATCGAACCCCATCTTATCGAGACAGAAGTCATCTTCGAGCCAGAGTTTTCGACCAAACCGGACGGAACCGGGCTTGGACTGGCAATTGCGGGAGAGGCTGCTTCACGAAACGGACTCGAACTGGAGGTCCTTGAGTCGACGAATGGTGCTTACTTCCGCTTGCAACCGAAAGGCGAATGA
- the dcm gene encoding DNA (cytosine-5-)-methyltransferase, with protein MKNSPKKKFRFIDLFCGIGGFRIAFQRAGGKCVFSCDWDKFSQRTYEANFGEKPFSDIREVDIAGIKPFDILCAGFPCQPFSLAGVSKKNSLGRKHGFEDEKQGNLFSYIAKIIDHHRPAAFVLENVKHLYRHDQGKTYDVIYNTLTKELGYDVHAAIIDAQSVVPQHRERIYLVGFREPRSFTFPIFPENGPKLSTVLASHVDRKYTLSDHLWNYLQEYARKHKAAGNGFGFSVFTADDVARTLSARYHKDGSEILISQGPDRNPRRLTPRECARLMGFPKNFRIPVSDTQAYRQFGNSVVVPVVQKIAKRVVTTLRLEPSADPEFELTPFQPPSQARALSMILPLSFAKNVGNRS; from the coding sequence TTGAAGAACTCGCCTAAAAAGAAGTTTCGTTTCATCGATCTATTCTGCGGCATCGGTGGTTTTCGAATCGCATTCCAGCGTGCCGGTGGCAAGTGCGTTTTCTCCTGCGACTGGGATAAGTTTTCGCAAAGAACTTACGAAGCAAACTTCGGCGAAAAACCCTTTAGCGATATCAGGGAAGTCGATATTGCCGGCATAAAGCCGTTCGACATACTTTGTGCAGGTTTCCCTTGCCAGCCTTTCAGTCTCGCGGGCGTTTCAAAGAAGAACAGTTTAGGTAGAAAACACGGTTTTGAAGATGAAAAGCAGGGGAACCTGTTTTCCTATATCGCGAAGATAATCGATCATCACCGTCCCGCGGCCTTTGTACTGGAGAACGTCAAGCATCTATACCGACATGACCAAGGGAAAACCTACGACGTTATTTACAACACGTTAACCAAAGAATTGGGCTATGACGTACACGCGGCAATCATCGATGCTCAGTCTGTCGTGCCACAACATCGTGAACGGATTTATTTGGTCGGTTTTCGCGAACCCAGGTCCTTCACATTTCCAATCTTTCCAGAGAATGGCCCCAAGTTGAGCACCGTTCTCGCGTCGCACGTTGACCGCAAGTACACACTTAGCGATCACCTTTGGAACTACTTGCAGGAGTATGCAAGAAAACATAAGGCTGCCGGCAACGGGTTTGGGTTCAGCGTATTCACCGCTGATGACGTAGCTCGAACTCTTAGTGCTCGCTATCACAAAGATGGTTCTGAGATTCTAATTTCCCAAGGGCCCGACAGGAACCCTAGAAGACTAACGCCACGCGAGTGCGCACGGCTGATGGGATTCCCCAAAAATTTCAGAATACCGGTTTCCGATACTCAAGCTTACAGGCAGTTCGGAAACTCCGTTGTGGTACCCGTTGTACAAAAGATCGCGAAGCGAGTCGTCACCACACTGCGCCTTGAGCCTTCAGCCGATCCTGAATTCGAACTTACGCCCTTTCAACCCCCGTCCCAAGCCCGCGCGCTCTCAATGATTCTGCCTCTAAGCTTTGCCAAGAACGTGGGAAATCGATCTTAG